The Sporosarcina luteola genome contains a region encoding:
- a CDS encoding SRPBCC domain-containing protein — protein MEKVIDSVKREIIVKASPEKVWKALTIPQERNRWETRHCGLDIRIGGTVSLDYGWGVSYVGKIVELEENRKLVIEGEDKELTIWTITPQDGGSVVSIEYTGMWSGDFEMMQADNMAFGTYQFMRNLKSVYEGNEDLRSRFWRSWIGVLHRTNPSGIPGAKVVKTQPNTPAVGLVEVGDVITHVNRIKTASYDVLETIVSETEPNKKIILTVMRDGRQLEVEMMTVPYGQTIGSSDE, from the coding sequence ATGGAGAAAGTCATTGATTCAGTGAAAAGGGAGATTATTGTAAAGGCCTCTCCTGAGAAGGTATGGAAGGCGCTGACGATTCCTCAAGAACGGAATCGCTGGGAAACTAGGCATTGTGGACTTGATATCCGTATTGGGGGAACAGTTAGTCTCGATTATGGCTGGGGGGTCAGCTATGTCGGCAAGATTGTCGAACTTGAGGAAAATCGGAAGCTAGTCATTGAAGGGGAAGACAAGGAGCTGACCATTTGGACGATTACACCGCAAGATGGCGGATCTGTAGTGTCGATTGAATATACGGGGATGTGGTCTGGCGATTTTGAAATGATGCAAGCGGATAATATGGCGTTTGGCACATATCAGTTCATGAGAAATTTGAAAAGTGTCTATGAAGGGAATGAAGATTTGCGCTCGCGCTTTTGGAGAAGCTGGATTGGCGTTTTACATCGGACGAATCCAAGCGGCATTCCTGGCGCGAAAGTGGTCAAAACCCAACCGAATACTCCTGCAGTCGGGTTAGTTGAAGTTGGAGATGTTATCACTCATGTCAACAGAATCAAAACTGCCTCTTATGACGTTCTGGAAACCATCGTTTCAGAAACAGAACCTAACAAAAAGATTATACTTACCGTAATGAGGGATGGCAGGCAGCTTGAAGTTGAGATGATGACTGTTCCTTATGGACAGACGATTGGTAGCAGTGATGAATAA